The nucleotide window GAATGATTTAATCTCTTTAATATAAAATTAAAAATGTAATGTATTTAAGAGGACCACACTATTTCTAAATGGTTTTTTAAGAGTCAGCTTTTATCAAAGATAATAATTTATGAAAATGTTAAGTAATGAAATTTGCTCAAAGTCTCCCGACTTTGAGCAGCGGATTGTAACGCGTTGGGCGGCCTGGTAGGAGCGCAGCTGGCCATCAGGAAGGCAACCGGTTCATCCGTTATCTTTTTATTTTCATCCTTATTCTTTCCATTAGCCGGTTTGGATATGATGTGCTGGTTGTGGATTTTTAAAGGTTCTAATGGTTCACATTGTTCAGAGGTTTGATAGTTTGAAATTGCTCGAAGGTTGCATCTCATCTGAACGTCGGAACTGTTTGAGTTAAAAGGGTTTTCATCCCGTTGACTATGGCGCAAAAATAAAAACGTCTCCCAAAGGAGACGCTTAATTTCATCAGGTCAGATGTCGGTTAGTCCACCACCTTTATTCCCTGCGCCAGGATTCGTATTTCGGTTTGAGGTTCAGTGATTTTGGCAATATCTTCCTTGCTTGCACCAGAATCTTCAGCATAATGCTGCAGTTCTTTTACAGGTGTAGTCTTCTTTTCGGCGTTTGCGTGCAAAAGTACCGTTTTCCCTACCATAGACTGGGGCAAAAAGAAGGCATAGTCTTTCATTTTCACCATAAATCGAGTGTCATTATCTACGAGCGTTAACCAACAGCCCTTCTTTTCACAAACTTCACTCACCTTTGCCTGGATGATGATATTGTCCAGTTTATCCGCTTTCTGTAAAGCTTTTTTTATCCTGCCGGTGCTGTACACATCAAAGGTTTGCTCTTCGCTGACACCCGATCCGTACTGCTGGCCTTTTACGGCTTCCGGAATATTCAGTTTCTGCTGCGCACTGGCGGTAACTCCCATTACAGCGACCATGGCGGCCAATAATAACTTTTTCATGAATTTAAATTTAAATTATTTGGTGGGGAGGACCGGAGCCCTCATTTTATACTTATAACTGTGCAGCGAAGTTAAGAAGTTTTCAATATCTACAAAATCTTCTTCAGAAAGATTTAGAGTGGTGAGCATTCCGGATTTTTTCGGAAAAAGAGGATCCTCTTTATTCCCTTTCTCATCGGGCATACCGGCATTGTACATATTAAGCACCCCACGGATATTGGGGAAGAGTCCGTTATGCATATAGGGTGCAGTATGGCTCACTTCCCGTAAGGTTGGTGTCTTAAATTTGCCTACATCTTCCTTTTTCTTCGTTATTTCATAAAGTCCCAGGTCCTGATATTCCCGTCCGAAATAGGTAAGACCTAAATTATGGAATTTCTGATCAGAAAAATAAGGGGTATTATGACAGTTTATACAGTTGGCTTTGGTGCGGAAAAGGTGCAAACCGCGAACTTCTGAATCGCTCAGTGCATTTTTCTGTCCGCTGACAAACTTATCGAAACGGCTTGGCGGACTCACCAGCGAGCGCTCGAAAGTGGCAATAGCTTTTACAATACGGTCTTCATTAACCTTAGAATCACCAAAAGCTGCTTTAAAAAGATCTTTATAACCCTCAATTTTCGCAATCCTGCGTACTGCCAGACGGCTGTGAATATTCATTTCCAGCGGATTCTCTATAGGAAATTTGGCCTGTGCTTCCAGGTCTTTTGCCCGTCCGTCCCAGAACAGCTGTGTAGCATACACAATATTAAGCACTGTGGGAGCATTACGGGTTCCGGTTTGTTTGTCGTGTCCGAATGACACACGACGGCCATCGGCCCACATCATTTCAGGATCGTGACAGTTCGTGCACGAGATTTGTCCGGAGCCTGAAAGGCGCGGATCAAAAAACAGCATCTTGCCCAGTTCTTCCTTTTCTTTGGAATATGGATTATCTTTCGGGAAGGCCGGCCTGGGAAGCGGTCCAATATCCTGAAACCCTTCAATGGCCTCATCAAAAAGATGAGCCTGCGGCCACCGGCCTGGGTCGCCACTGCCGTAAAGCTCGCGAAGATCAATAGCGGAGTAGGTACGGTCTATCTTTTCCGTTCCGGAAAAAGAGTAAAGAATTCCAAGCGTGGCAAAAATGACTAATACATACTTCATACTGTCCTTAGTAAATCTAACGCTAACTTCAGATAAACAAATGAAATTTGTGTTCTATTAAACGGACTGCAAAGTTAGAAAAAATCCTGAGGGTAAAATCGGGTCAAAATAGCTGAAAAAAATATCGATTAATCCAGGTCTATTCTCATT belongs to Chryseobacterium sp. and includes:
- a CDS encoding DUF4920 domain-containing protein — its product is MKKLLLAAMVAVMGVTASAQQKLNIPEAVKGQQYGSGVSEEQTFDVYSTGRIKKALQKADKLDNIIIQAKVSEVCEKKGCWLTLVDNDTRFMVKMKDYAFFLPQSMVGKTVLLHANAEKKTTPVKELQHYAEDSGASKEDIAKITEPQTEIRILAQGIKVVD
- a CDS encoding cytochrome-c peroxidase, which codes for MKYVLVIFATLGILYSFSGTEKIDRTYSAIDLRELYGSGDPGRWPQAHLFDEAIEGFQDIGPLPRPAFPKDNPYSKEKEELGKMLFFDPRLSGSGQISCTNCHDPEMMWADGRRVSFGHDKQTGTRNAPTVLNIVYATQLFWDGRAKDLEAQAKFPIENPLEMNIHSRLAVRRIAKIEGYKDLFKAAFGDSKVNEDRIVKAIATFERSLVSPPSRFDKFVSGQKNALSDSEVRGLHLFRTKANCINCHNTPYFSDQKFHNLGLTYFGREYQDLGLYEITKKKEDVGKFKTPTLREVSHTAPYMHNGLFPNIRGVLNMYNAGMPDEKGNKEDPLFPKKSGMLTTLNLSEEDFVDIENFLTSLHSYKYKMRAPVLPTK